Below is a genomic region from Fulvia fulva chromosome 13, complete sequence.
CACGACTGGACGATCGTCAATTCATCAATGTGCAGGACCTGATATAGAATGCTCATGGCCATGCCAAATCGATTAATTGCACCCTAAATTCTCACAGTGTCACCTATGGCCAACATATGTCGGAGTCCGACACCGAAAACACAGACTCAACTGCGCAGAACATATCAGAGAGCAACGTCACGTCATACATGACGTATCGTGAAGACGTGATGCTGCGTTCCCAGTCTATCCGCTGCGATTGAGAGTGGTGCTGTCAGAAATATGCTGGCAGACTGATGTTGTTCCATTCACTTCGGAGAAATTCCGGTCTTTGCTCAGCTTGGGCCTAGAGCTCGAGTCGAAGTTTTTGTTTCCAAATGAGCTTTAAGGTGACGTAGCGGAGAGCGAAGATGGGGAACGACACGCTGGCTGTAGATGCGAGGAGGTAGGGTGTATGTGTGCTGGCAGAGGTGTGTTAGTTTTCACTGTTACCTTTGGGTGAGCTGTCGCTTGATGCACGATCGAACCCTTGCGTGAACAAATCTCGGAACGTGCGACAGTTGCTGAGGAGTGTTGTTGGCGGAGCGTGAAGAGGCGCTGAACAATAATGATAGCGCAGCGCCAGACTGGACGGCTCGAGCAAGGGTAATCGTTCCACATGCTGAGGGTGTCCATTGTGCATGTCGTAATGACGCTATCCCGTCCCCAAGTCTAAGGCTCCCGTAGCCTCACCCAAACCTGCACCCAATGCCCATCTCCAACCCACCAACCCATCATCCCGTAATTCCATCACTTCGTCTCACACAACTCACACATAAATTCCCTAAAGTCCCCCTTCATCGCCTCCTCAATCGCATCCTCCAGCGTACTTCTATACTTCTCCCAATACTCCTTCTTGACCCTCTGCAAATGCGCTTTATCCCAATGGATCCGCACAAGTCTTGACACGAGCAATTCGTACCGGAGTTCGTCGTCGCGGTTGCGGTCGGCGATGTCTTTGATCGCGTGTTGGAGGAGGAGGGCGTCGCGTGCGGGACGATTGATCACGCCGTTGAGGATGTGGGCTATGATCTCGCCCTGAAAGGAGGGGATTAGTTGGGGTATTTTGAAGGGGGAGGAGGGTTTAGTGGGGAGGAGATGGGGCTCACGACGAGGTTGTTGGATTTCCGGAGGGCGGTGCGGGCGAAGTTTTCTTTGTACATGCCCTCGTACATGCGGAGGACTTCCTTAAGGTGTGCGTCGCTTCGCCGGACTATAATCTCCAGCATGGGGCTCTCGCCTCCCTTCTGCGCTGTCACGGAGCGGTAGAGCATATCCACGTCGCGGAGGACGTATTCCTGCGGATAGACGTCCTGTTCCTCTTGTCGTCGCTCTTCAAGAGCCATGAGGATCGCCGTGCGGAACTTGTCCATCTTGAGTTCCTTCTCCATGcatttcattaagctgtcGCTGTAGCGTTTATCCTTGAACTCGTCCTTGATCATGCGAATCTCAGCATTGGTGCGGCCCATGAGGGATTCGATGAGGAGTTCTCGCCGGGAGCCGTGGGATTGgtagaagaagtttgcccAGTAGCCTTCGCTTTCCCAGCGGCCTAGGGCGGTGACATAAACGGCTTTGCCGAAGTTGCCGGAGAGTTTCATGTTGATGTGCTTGGAGAGGTTGACGCCTTTGCCCTGGACCTTGACCTGTTTCTTGTATTCTTTGCGCATCGTGACGATTTGATCGTGGGAGAGGCGAGGGAGTGTGTCGCAGATTGCGTCTGCGTCGACTTTGTGGTGGGATAGGGCTGAGGCGATGGTTTTGGCGTCTTCTTCTGGGTCGTAGAGCTTTACACTTTTCTTTGCCTTCTTCTCCTGTGCCCGGAGGTCCTGGGCGAGTCTGTCGTTTCTTTGCTGGCCGGCGCGTGCGTAGCCAGAGTTGAGGTCGAGATCGTCCATGTCTGAGAGGTCGTCGTTTCCGCGGATGTCGAAGGGCAGTGGGGAGATGGACTGATAGGTTCCGTGGTACGCTTCAAGCAAAGGACTTGGTGGTGGCATACCGCCTCCCAGTCCTGACAGATCTGGCCGGTTACCACTCACGGAAAGCCTGTCCATTCTAGGTCCAAGTCCTGGTGCAGATAACGAGGCAGAATGCTGCCGTCCGTGTGGTTCGGGGGTAGACAGGCGAGTCACTCTTTCGGAAGAAGAGTTGTGGCGATCAAGCTTACCTCTTCCTCCGCCGGGCGTGATGTCCACGACTTGCGCTCCGTTATCGTACCCACTTTGTGAATATCTGTGAGAAGGCTGTCCATTGGAGAAAGTCCTTGGCAGGGGTTCTGGGCGGCCATATGTGTTGGATGAGTAGTTCAGCGGCTGCTGCGGTGGCTGCCCGTATGGCTGAGATGAGTATGACGCCGGCGACTTTGGGCCTTGACCAGCTGATGGCTTGTATTGGATCTTCTCGGGAGCCTTGGCATACTCAAACTGTCCGGATGGATTTCTCACATTGTCTGGGGTGTATTTGTACCTGTTGGATGAAGATGTTTGACGAGA
It encodes:
- a CDS encoding Annexin C1; the protein is MSFLGSDRSRKGRGRSKSPSGRDGRDRSRSRGNVRAPEAPEPPAAVPRSASYGYPPTSSTMPGAVQDGVTSPAYDVRAPQKAQSNYYPQPSGPPLPYGPGATAMPSMPYPEEDGGFTMGAYTDLPPHERPGYDPRLGYVPHPGQRGQRDSSSSDEDLAYGADTSRRDDRSRQTSSSNRYKYTPDNVRNPSGQFEYAKAPEKIQYKPSAGQGPKSPASYSSQPYGQPPQQPLNYSSNTYGRPEPLPRTFSNGQPSHRYSQSGYDNGAQVVDITPGGGRGKLDRHNSSSERVTRLSTPEPHGRQHSASLSAPGLGPRMDRLSVSGNRPDLSGLGGGMPPPSPLLEAYHGTYQSISPLPFDIRGNDDLSDMDDLDLNSGYARAGQQRNDRLAQDLRAQEKKAKKSVKLYDPEEDAKTIASALSHHKVDADAICDTLPRLSHDQIVTMRKEYKKQVKVQGKGVNLSKHINMKLSGNFGKAVYVTALGRWESEGYWANFFYQSHGSRRELLIESLMGRTNAEIRMIKDEFKDKRYSDSLMKCMEKELKMDKFRTAILMALEERRQEEQDVYPQEYVLRDVDMLYRSVTAQKGGESPMLEIIVRRSDAHLKEVLRMYEGMYKENFARTALRKSNNLVGEIIAHILNGVINRPARDALLLQHAIKDIADRNRDDELRYELLVSRLVRIHWDKAHLQRVKKEYWEKYRSTLEDAIEEAMKGDFREFMCELCETK